A genomic segment from Thermostichus lividus PCC 6715 encodes:
- a CDS encoding diacylglycerol/polyprenol kinase family protein: MSTMSALWAALWVTSWLGLVLLAAELVHYWFPDAKEWSRKVVHIGAGQVILIAYVLRVPTSWGIIAALIAAGLTLLSYRMPLLESISSVGRQSWGTFFYAVSIGSLMALFWDKLPELAVLGVLIMAWGDGLAALVGINFGHHPFSIAGATKSWEGTIAMFLISSLVAALSLAPLAPLGLWWVAPVVGLSATVLELVAWRGLDNLTVPIGSALIAYALLLV, encoded by the coding sequence ATGAGCACGATGTCAGCCCTGTGGGCAGCCCTGTGGGTCACCAGTTGGCTAGGACTGGTACTGTTGGCAGCGGAGCTTGTGCATTACTGGTTTCCCGATGCTAAGGAGTGGTCTCGGAAAGTGGTGCATATCGGTGCAGGGCAAGTTATTCTCATTGCCTATGTCTTGCGAGTTCCCACCAGTTGGGGCATTATTGCCGCCCTTATTGCCGCTGGCCTCACGTTGCTTTCCTATCGGATGCCCCTCCTCGAAAGTATTAGTAGCGTGGGTAGGCAAAGCTGGGGCACCTTTTTTTATGCCGTCAGTATCGGTAGTCTCATGGCACTCTTTTGGGATAAACTTCCGGAGCTTGCGGTCTTAGGGGTTTTGATTATGGCGTGGGGAGATGGCCTCGCTGCATTGGTAGGCATTAACTTTGGCCACCACCCTTTTTCTATTGCTGGCGCCACCAAAAGCTGGGAAGGAACCATTGCCATGTTTTTGATTAGCAGCCTTGTGGCAGCGCTCTCCCTTGCCCCACTTGCCCCCTTAGGTCTCTGGTGGGTTGCCCCGGTGGTGGGGCTAAGTGCAACGGTTCTTGAACTAGTGGCATGGCGAGGGCTAGATAACCTGACCGTTCCCATTGGCAGTGCCCTCATAGCTTACGCGTTGCTGTTGGTTTGA
- a CDS encoding acyl-CoA thioesterase, whose product MELETYECRVHFGDTDAAGVVYFANVLRFCHEAYENLLQQLGVDLRQFFSGSGLIVPITDAQIRFLKPLYCGDRLRIIVTPEAVDGSRFQLGYRVLSSEADCVAVAQTHHVCLALPERHKAPLPPPLADWLTSEMRTPPARGFPV is encoded by the coding sequence ATGGAGCTTGAAACCTACGAATGCCGCGTTCACTTTGGCGATACTGATGCGGCAGGGGTTGTCTATTTTGCCAATGTGCTGCGGTTTTGCCATGAGGCTTACGAAAACCTACTGCAACAGTTGGGAGTGGATCTACGGCAGTTTTTTAGTGGTAGCGGCCTAATCGTCCCCATTACTGACGCACAGATACGGTTTCTGAAACCTCTCTACTGTGGCGATCGCCTGCGCATTATTGTCACTCCTGAGGCCGTGGATGGCAGTCGCTTTCAGCTAGGCTATAGGGTTCTAAGTTCAGAGGCCGACTGCGTAGCTGTTGCTCAAACTCACCATGTCTGCCTTGCCTTACCGGAACGACACAAGGCACCGCTTCCCCCGCCCCTCGCCGATTGGCTCACCTCGGAAATGCGCACTCCGCCAGCGAGAGGTTTTCCAGTATAG
- the sufU gene encoding Fe-S cluster assembly sulfur transfer protein SufU — MSLDNLRTLYQQVILEHYKKPRHRGQANPVDRRQRGHNPSCGDTIDLTVALATDDVGQLFIKDIKFEGEGCAIAMASADLMADALRGQPVGRALEMVEQFQSMMKGQFEFPKEFRKLNVMQGVAQFPVRIKCATLTWHTLRAALQQQQNNGVISNEEED; from the coding sequence ATGTCTCTAGACAATCTGCGCACCCTGTACCAGCAAGTTATTTTGGAGCACTACAAAAAGCCGCGGCATCGGGGGCAAGCGAATCCGGTAGATCGGCGGCAGCGGGGGCATAACCCCTCCTGTGGTGACACTATTGATTTAACCGTGGCCTTGGCCACGGATGATGTTGGTCAGTTGTTTATTAAAGACATTAAGTTTGAGGGAGAGGGCTGCGCGATCGCCATGGCGTCAGCGGATTTAATGGCGGATGCCCTGCGCGGACAACCCGTGGGACGTGCACTGGAAATGGTTGAGCAGTTCCAATCCATGATGAAGGGGCAGTTTGAGTTCCCAAAAGAGTTTCGCAAGCTCAACGTGATGCAGGGGGTCGCCCAGTTTCCGGTGCGGATTAAGTGCGCCACGCTGACATGGCATACCCTGCGAGCCGCATTGCAGCAACAGCAGAACAATGGCGTCATTAGCAACGAGGAGGAGGACTAG
- a CDS encoding phytoene/squalene synthase family protein — MIQMVLENPVSVKDAERFCQEILPQVSRTFALSIRFLPGHLGRAVLVAYLICRIADTIEDDPVASIPAKTALLDHLLECFDSPALANSYGQTARGVEGDAAHVQLVQNTGLVFALYRTLPIRSQQHVQRWVSEMVHGMKKFVNLHPNGIRIQTLEEYKEYCYYVAGTVGYLLTDLWHEHSPSIGVEEYQVLLKRCGAFGEALQTVNILKDIAWDAEHENSIYIPNDALLQQGSSHQLILSAAHLEQNHAAIKDLIALAWHDLDEAQAYLLSVPKAAVPIRMFCVLPLLFAYATLRDLSHSTAMLKPGGVVKISRAEVKSLMLMGPISILSNHTLRWLISQVRQKPFILTGI, encoded by the coding sequence ATGATTCAAATGGTGCTGGAAAACCCAGTTTCCGTCAAGGATGCAGAGCGGTTCTGCCAAGAGATATTGCCGCAAGTATCGCGCACGTTTGCTTTGAGCATTCGCTTCTTGCCGGGGCACTTGGGACGGGCGGTTCTCGTGGCCTACCTCATCTGTCGCATTGCCGACACGATCGAAGACGATCCTGTGGCCAGTATTCCAGCCAAAACAGCACTGTTGGATCACCTGCTGGAGTGTTTTGATAGCCCTGCCTTGGCCAATAGTTATGGGCAGACAGCGCGTGGCGTGGAAGGAGATGCCGCCCACGTGCAGTTAGTGCAAAACACCGGGTTAGTCTTTGCGTTGTATCGCACCCTACCCATTCGCTCACAGCAGCACGTTCAGCGATGGGTCAGCGAAATGGTGCACGGCATGAAAAAATTTGTCAACCTGCACCCCAATGGCATCCGTATTCAAACCCTTGAGGAATATAAAGAGTACTGCTATTACGTTGCTGGCACAGTTGGCTACCTCCTCACCGATCTATGGCATGAGCATTCCCCCAGCATTGGGGTTGAGGAGTACCAAGTGCTGCTGAAGCGGTGTGGCGCTTTTGGGGAAGCCCTACAAACCGTCAATATCCTCAAAGACATTGCGTGGGATGCAGAGCACGAAAATTCTATCTATATTCCCAATGATGCCCTCCTGCAGCAAGGTAGTAGTCACCAGTTGATTTTAAGTGCGGCACACCTAGAGCAAAACCACGCTGCTATTAAGGATCTGATTGCCTTGGCATGGCATGATCTTGACGAAGCCCAAGCCTATCTCCTCTCGGTTCCCAAAGCTGCGGTACCGATTCGGATGTTCTGCGTGCTGCCACTGCTGTTTGCCTACGCGACCCTGCGGGATCTCAGCCACTCCACCGCCATGCTCAAGCCCGGCGGCGTGGTCAAAATTAGTCGTGCTGAGGTGAAGTCCTTAATGCTCATGGGGCCGATTTCGATCTTGAGCAACCATACCCTACGTTGGTTGATTAGCCAAGTTCGTCAAAAGCCCTTCATCCTCACTGGTATTTAG
- a CDS encoding 6-carboxytetrahydropterin synthase, with amino-acid sequence MVCIINRRAEFAASHRYWLPEWSEAQNLSYFGACSRFPGHGHNYELVVSMQGDVDAFGMVLNLSEVKQVIRQQVIEPLNFSYLNEVWPEFQTTLPTTEHLARTIWDRLAPHLPLVRIRLFEHPRLWADYTGDPMDAYLSVGTHFSAAHRLALEELSYEENCRIYGKCARPHGHGHNYHVEITVKGEIHPRTGMIVDLVKLEAVLKEWVIEPLDHTFLNKDIPYFATVVPTAENIAIYIADVLRQPIRDLGATLHKVKLIESPNNSCEILCEESAQGTSPRETVLPVLERV; translated from the coding sequence ATGGTCTGTATTATCAACCGCCGTGCCGAATTTGCGGCTAGTCACCGCTACTGGTTGCCGGAGTGGTCTGAGGCTCAAAACCTATCTTACTTCGGTGCTTGTAGCCGTTTTCCGGGGCATGGTCACAATTATGAACTGGTTGTTTCCATGCAGGGAGACGTGGATGCCTTTGGCATGGTGCTGAACTTGTCGGAGGTGAAGCAGGTAATTCGGCAGCAGGTGATTGAGCCGCTCAATTTCTCGTACCTCAATGAGGTGTGGCCGGAGTTTCAAACTACCCTGCCCACCACAGAGCATCTTGCCCGCACGATTTGGGATCGGTTGGCTCCCCACTTGCCCCTTGTGCGGATTCGGTTATTTGAGCACCCCCGCCTTTGGGCGGACTACACTGGAGACCCTATGGACGCCTATCTTTCGGTTGGTACCCACTTTAGTGCGGCACATCGCCTTGCCCTTGAGGAACTCAGCTATGAGGAGAACTGCCGGATTTACGGCAAGTGTGCTCGTCCCCACGGCCACGGGCATAATTACCATGTGGAAATTACGGTCAAGGGTGAGATTCATCCGCGTACTGGGATGATTGTGGATTTGGTGAAGCTGGAAGCAGTGCTTAAGGAATGGGTGATTGAACCCCTGGATCACACGTTTTTGAATAAAGATATTCCCTACTTTGCGACGGTGGTACCCACAGCCGAGAACATTGCGATTTATATTGCCGATGTCCTGCGGCAGCCCATTCGTGACCTCGGTGCCACACTCCACAAGGTGAAGTTGATCGAAAGTCCAAATAATTCCTGTGAGATTCTGTGTGAGGAGTCTGCCCAAGGCACATCCCCCCGCGAAACAGTATTGCCAGTGTTGGAGCGCGTGTAG
- the wecB gene encoding non-hydrolyzing UDP-N-acetylglucosamine 2-epimerase translates to MVASPIPICITLGTRPEAIKLAPVIQVFQRSPHFVPYVVLTGQHREMVTQVMNLFHLTADRNLAIMRPKQTLTEITCRSLQGLEQLYQELQPKLVLVQGDTTTAFAATLAAFYQQIPVGHVEAGLRTDHLYNPYPEEANRRLISQLTQLHFAPTTQAVANLKASGVVGGIHLTGNTVIDALLQVADRQPVCTVPGLDWQQYRVLLATVHRRENWGDPLADIAAGFLQILDTLPDTALLLPLHRNPTVREPLQTYLGKHPRVFLTEPLDYPALVAAIKGCTLVLTDSGGLQEEAPSFGKPVLVLRETTERPEAVTAGTAKLVGTAAMSIAAAALELLNDPAAYNRMANAINPFGDGHASDRIFTIVQQFFSQTPPP, encoded by the coding sequence ATGGTTGCTTCCCCTATTCCTATCTGTATTACGCTGGGTACTCGCCCGGAAGCAATCAAGCTAGCGCCAGTTATCCAAGTGTTCCAGCGATCGCCCCACTTTGTCCCCTACGTGGTGCTCACAGGGCAACACCGCGAAATGGTGACCCAAGTGATGAACCTGTTCCACCTAACGGCGGATCGCAACCTAGCGATTATGCGCCCCAAGCAAACCCTCACAGAGATTACCTGCCGTTCTCTGCAAGGGCTAGAGCAGCTTTATCAAGAGTTACAGCCAAAGCTCGTACTTGTGCAAGGAGACACCACCACAGCCTTTGCCGCGACCCTTGCCGCATTTTATCAACAGATTCCCGTAGGGCACGTCGAAGCAGGGTTACGCACCGACCACCTCTACAATCCCTACCCCGAGGAAGCCAACCGACGGCTGATTTCCCAGTTAACACAGCTACACTTTGCACCGACAACCCAGGCCGTGGCTAACCTTAAGGCGTCGGGGGTGGTTGGCGGCATTCACTTGACCGGCAACACCGTTATTGATGCCCTTCTGCAAGTGGCCGATCGCCAGCCTGTGTGTACAGTGCCCGGCCTCGACTGGCAACAATATCGCGTTCTATTGGCCACAGTTCACCGCCGCGAAAACTGGGGAGACCCCCTTGCGGATATTGCCGCCGGTTTCTTGCAGATTTTGGACACTCTCCCCGACACGGCCTTACTCCTGCCGCTGCACCGCAACCCCACAGTACGCGAGCCATTGCAAACCTACTTAGGCAAACATCCGCGCGTATTTTTGACCGAACCCCTCGACTACCCTGCCCTCGTGGCAGCTATCAAAGGGTGCACCCTCGTGCTCACGGACTCCGGCGGTCTCCAGGAGGAAGCCCCCAGCTTCGGTAAGCCCGTCCTAGTACTCCGTGAAACAACGGAACGTCCTGAAGCCGTCACTGCTGGTACCGCCAAACTGGTGGGAACTGCCGCCATGAGCATTGCTGCTGCCGCCCTCGAACTGCTTAACGATCCTGCGGCCTACAACCGTATGGCCAACGCCATTAACCCCTTTGGAGATGGTCACGCCAGCGATCGCATCTTCACAATTGTGCAGCAGTTTTTTTCTCAGACACCGCCCCCATGA
- a CDS encoding universal stress protein, whose protein sequence is MFKNLLVPTDLHDGLPKLTTYIDALAAAGIEKLVFLHACPIDDDGDKPRLREQKLERARQSLKIDPTQVPVNIKADVIIDNRRPADTILDTVEKHQIDLVLVSRPIRNLLDEKLFGSTTIGVLQRIKMPVMILRPQLLWVLTRAELNLRCQQLFRNLLVPYDHSPSAQHLIQQLRQGVKRQTGTGIASMALCWIISDAGQGELGVGEERPRAEKILAELKNEFTGYGLSVETEIRVGNPIVEAQLAAHDRDIHAIAVSSASVGKIWELSIPSFAGDIIRRCVFPVIYFPPAGR, encoded by the coding sequence ATGTTTAAGAACTTACTCGTTCCAACCGATCTACACGATGGCCTGCCCAAGCTCACAACCTATATTGACGCGCTAGCGGCAGCAGGTATCGAAAAGCTAGTGTTCCTTCATGCCTGCCCCATTGATGACGATGGCGACAAGCCACGGCTGCGGGAGCAAAAACTTGAACGCGCTCGTCAGTCGCTGAAAATTGACCCTACGCAGGTTCCAGTTAACATCAAGGCTGACGTCATTATTGATAATCGCCGCCCAGCCGATACCATCCTTGATACCGTTGAAAAGCACCAGATTGATCTGGTGTTGGTTAGTCGTCCTATTCGTAACCTCTTGGATGAAAAACTCTTTGGCAGTACCACCATTGGGGTGTTACAGCGGATTAAAATGCCGGTGATGATTTTGCGCCCACAGTTACTATGGGTACTCACCAGAGCAGAATTAAATTTGCGCTGCCAGCAGTTATTCCGAAACCTGTTAGTGCCCTACGACCACAGCCCATCGGCGCAGCATCTGATCCAGCAGCTACGCCAAGGGGTAAAGCGTCAGACGGGTACGGGTATTGCTTCAATGGCACTGTGCTGGATTATCAGCGATGCAGGTCAGGGGGAACTGGGGGTAGGCGAAGAACGGCCACGGGCAGAAAAAATCCTTGCCGAGCTAAAAAATGAATTTACCGGCTACGGCCTAAGCGTTGAGACAGAAATCCGGGTTGGGAATCCCATTGTCGAGGCGCAATTGGCGGCGCACGATCGCGATATTCATGCCATCGCGGTTTCCTCAGCCTCAGTGGGTAAAATCTGGGAGCTGTCTATCCCTAGCTTTGCCGGAGATATTATTCGCCGCTGTGTGTTTCCTGTTATTTATTTCCCGCCTGCGGGTCGCTAG
- a CDS encoding phosphorylase family protein gives MNRQLVLVPQGAEYRAVQRGLRGQRLRGWQVVPLRAGAAALSTPALSAALANGPTVAVVLGVCGGLQPQDPVGEVVVYRTCQDEAGVMASLDGLLLARFGDRWRFVKAITTQGVMCKAKEKQALARRWGVEVVDMEGVLLLRHLQGLGIPVAMVRVISDGGDRDLPDLTHAVDHLGNLRPWPLMVAMLRNPLAAAYLVQGSLRALAVLEAIAPEVVRCLADLTPAPLP, from the coding sequence ATGAATCGGCAACTAGTGTTAGTCCCCCAAGGGGCAGAATACAGGGCGGTACAGCGGGGGTTGCGAGGGCAGCGGTTGCGCGGGTGGCAGGTGGTTCCCCTGCGGGCGGGAGCGGCAGCCCTGAGCACACCAGCATTATCGGCAGCCTTGGCCAATGGGCCTACCGTAGCGGTCGTTCTTGGGGTGTGTGGTGGCCTGCAACCACAGGATCCGGTGGGGGAGGTGGTGGTCTATCGCACCTGTCAGGATGAGGCTGGAGTCATGGCTTCCCTCGATGGGTTGTTGCTGGCTCGCTTTGGCGATCGCTGGCGATTTGTAAAGGCCATCACCACCCAAGGCGTAATGTGCAAAGCCAAGGAGAAGCAGGCATTAGCAAGGCGGTGGGGAGTTGAGGTGGTGGATATGGAGGGAGTGCTTCTGCTGCGGCACTTGCAAGGGTTGGGAATACCGGTAGCGATGGTGCGGGTGATCAGTGATGGGGGCGATCGCGATCTGCCGGATTTAACCCATGCTGTTGATCATCTGGGAAATTTACGGCCATGGCCACTCATGGTGGCGATGCTGCGGAATCCGTTGGCGGCGGCCTACCTAGTGCAGGGTAGTTTGCGGGCGCTGGCCGTCTTGGAGGCGATCGCTCCAGAGGTGGTGAGGTGTTTGGCGGATCTTACCCCCGCACCTTTGCCGTAA
- a CDS encoding inositol monophosphatase family protein, which yields MASVNCSLPEVERQRYLEIATEAALAGGAVLQQYWGKLSEIEEKGRAGDLVTVADRQSEAAVLDVLQRHCPHHAILAEESGFSGMQQNEFLWAIDPLDGTTNYAHQYPFSAVSVALLVAGEPHVGVVYDPFHRELFRGATGLGATRDRQRIRVSDTSELSKSLLVTGFAYDRRDTDDNNYAEFCYLTHLTQGVRRGGAAAIDLAYLACGRLDGYWERGLSPWDLAAGVVIVREAGGVVTAYDQSPFDLASGRILATNGHLHAALSHALQRVKPLGFAFLPDD from the coding sequence ATGGCATCGGTAAACTGCTCCCTTCCGGAGGTAGAGCGGCAGCGCTACCTAGAAATTGCTACCGAGGCTGCCCTTGCGGGTGGGGCTGTGCTACAGCAGTATTGGGGAAAACTCTCAGAGATTGAAGAAAAGGGGCGAGCGGGTGACTTGGTGACCGTTGCCGATCGCCAGTCGGAAGCAGCGGTGCTCGATGTTCTGCAGCGCCACTGCCCGCACCATGCCATTCTGGCGGAAGAGTCTGGTTTTTCAGGGATGCAACAGAATGAATTTCTGTGGGCGATCGACCCGTTAGACGGTACTACCAATTACGCGCACCAGTACCCCTTTAGCGCGGTTTCCGTTGCGCTGTTGGTAGCTGGGGAACCCCATGTGGGTGTGGTGTACGATCCCTTTCACCGGGAATTATTTCGCGGGGCGACGGGGCTAGGCGCAACTCGCGATCGCCAACGGATTCGGGTCTCTGACACCTCGGAGCTAAGCAAAAGCCTACTGGTCACTGGCTTTGCCTACGATCGCCGCGACACAGACGACAACAACTATGCCGAGTTTTGCTACTTAACCCACCTCACCCAAGGGGTGCGCCGTGGCGGAGCAGCAGCCATTGACTTAGCCTATTTAGCCTGTGGTCGCCTTGATGGCTATTGGGAGCGAGGCCTATCTCCGTGGGATTTAGCAGCAGGGGTGGTCATTGTCCGTGAGGCGGGGGGCGTGGTAACCGCCTACGATCAATCCCCATTTGATCTGGCCTCAGGGCGCATTTTAGCCACTAATGGGCATTTACACGCGGCTCTGAGCCATGCCCTACAGCGGGTCAAGCCCCTAGGCTTTGCCTTTTTACCTGACGACTAA
- a CDS encoding 2Fe-2S iron-sulfur cluster-binding protein yields the protein MSNTHRVTIRVRPLKPGDPPPQTYTIEVPEDRYILHHAESQGLTLPFACRNGACTTCAVRVLSGDIYQPEAMGLSPALQAQGYALLCVSYARSDLDVETQDEDEVYELQFGRYFGQGRVQLGLPLDED from the coding sequence ATGAGCAACACCCATCGCGTTACGATTCGCGTTCGCCCCCTCAAGCCTGGGGATCCGCCACCACAAACCTATACGATTGAGGTACCGGAGGATCGCTACATTTTGCACCATGCCGAGAGCCAAGGGCTGACACTTCCCTTTGCCTGTCGCAATGGCGCCTGCACCACCTGTGCTGTGCGAGTGCTCTCAGGGGATATTTACCAGCCTGAGGCCATGGGGTTATCTCCGGCACTACAGGCGCAAGGATATGCCCTCCTTTGCGTTAGCTATGCCCGCTCGGATCTGGATGTTGAAACCCAGGACGAGGACGAAGTCTATGAACTCCAATTTGGTCGCTATTTTGGTCAGGGACGGGTACAGTTGGGGTTGCCCCTCGATGAGGACTAG
- a CDS encoding 2OG-Fe(II) oxygenase: protein MMAAATSPLQILDLGSDILLFQALIPPSHCQQIIATAEAAGFAAAQILMGTVDQDVRGGSLVRFDPSHPEQAASRQLLLQHTQTIQIVLYQHYGIRFPNVENFGILRYHEGEGYRRHVDNLLLASRQMEMQQGIPTRDVSLVGYLNDGFEGGETYFDRQGVKVSPRTGDVVVFPAYYTHPHAALPVVRGTKYAFATWLFY from the coding sequence ATGATGGCGGCGGCCACCTCCCCGTTGCAGATTCTAGATCTCGGCAGTGACATCCTGTTGTTTCAAGCCTTGATTCCCCCATCCCATTGCCAGCAGATTATTGCAACGGCGGAAGCAGCGGGGTTTGCGGCTGCCCAGATTTTAATGGGTACGGTGGATCAGGACGTACGCGGTGGCAGTTTAGTACGATTTGACCCATCCCACCCGGAGCAAGCCGCCAGTCGCCAATTGCTGCTCCAGCACACCCAGACCATTCAAATTGTGCTGTACCAGCACTACGGTATCCGCTTTCCGAACGTGGAAAACTTTGGCATTCTGCGCTATCACGAGGGGGAAGGCTACCGTCGCCATGTGGATAACCTGCTCCTTGCCAGCCGCCAAATGGAAATGCAGCAAGGCATTCCCACCCGAGATGTGAGTCTGGTGGGCTATCTCAACGATGGGTTCGAGGGGGGTGAAACCTACTTCGATCGCCAAGGGGTCAAGGTTAGCCCCCGCACCGGGGATGTGGTGGTGTTTCCCGCCTACTATACCCATCCCCACGCCGCGTTGCCGGTGGTACGGGGCACAAAGTACGCATTTGCTACATGGCTATTCTATTAG
- a CDS encoding MAPEG family protein, whose protein sequence is MFPTIRWLLAASLVVATVLIYFPYIFVVIGRVQAGFDVAAPRALFDKLPPFAQRAVWAHENSFETFMPFAAAVLLTLLTHVETQTVAIASVSFVVARFLYSIFYIANIPIGRSLMFGVGTAATLTLFLQSLAALSA, encoded by the coding sequence ATGTTTCCAACGATTCGGTGGTTGTTGGCCGCTAGCCTAGTTGTTGCTACGGTGCTGATTTATTTTCCCTACATTTTTGTGGTGATTGGTCGGGTGCAGGCAGGGTTTGATGTGGCTGCCCCTCGGGCGCTGTTTGATAAGCTGCCACCCTTTGCCCAGCGGGCGGTGTGGGCGCACGAAAATTCCTTTGAAACTTTTATGCCCTTTGCGGCGGCGGTGCTGCTGACTCTTTTAACACATGTAGAGACTCAAACGGTGGCGATCGCCAGTGTGAGTTTTGTCGTTGCTCGCTTTCTCTACTCGATTTTCTATATTGCAAATATTCCCATTGGCCGCTCCTTGATGTTTGGTGTGGGGACTGCTGCTACCCTCACGCTCTTTCTCCAAAGTCTGGCGGCGCTTTCAGCGTAA
- a CDS encoding Ycf51 family protein: MLTPTEFATYSRWVGIATVVMAGLTALAFLLRWGVRFRFVGITGFLGVVTVGLFALSIVPIVHTPVPGAGKYTLVYDNGATQVVITVPPEVTTETLEATLVQAANDLFSLGRLGRGGDRLVVIARTIRHPQPNVSEPVILGVATRSLSDRTDTHVDVQIL; this comes from the coding sequence GTGCTAACACCAACAGAGTTTGCCACCTATAGCCGTTGGGTTGGCATTGCCACAGTGGTGATGGCAGGTCTGACAGCTCTAGCGTTTTTATTGCGTTGGGGAGTCCGTTTTCGGTTTGTGGGTATTACTGGCTTTTTGGGGGTGGTGACGGTAGGGCTGTTTGCCCTGAGTATTGTGCCTATTGTCCATACCCCTGTCCCCGGGGCGGGCAAATATACACTGGTTTACGATAACGGCGCAACCCAAGTCGTGATTACAGTACCGCCAGAGGTGACCACAGAGACCTTGGAAGCAACCCTAGTGCAGGCAGCTAATGACTTATTTTCCCTTGGCCGTTTGGGACGAGGGGGCGATCGCCTCGTGGTGATTGCCCGCACTATTCGCCATCCTCAACCGAATGTTTCCGAACCCGTGATTCTAGGGGTGGCCACACGCTCCCTTAGCGATCGCACCGACACCCACGTTGATGTGCAAATTCTTTGA
- the sufD gene encoding Fe-S cluster assembly protein SufD, producing the protein MTITVVANSDQADLPLVPAQNELEHLLALAPAFQEPTLSALRQAAIARLREQHLPTPREEDWRFTDLSRLRSRSFQAPIAPLAPEIVAEVRHLLCERAFATAAQLVLIDGHYCAELSRFSSDRLQKIPPPQAVGSIVTPEVFSDLNAALLAEAIALRVEYPIADPIEIFYVSSRQQQSVVAPRLWVEVAANAEATLIERFMSLTGDQQFTNSVTELQIAANARLNHVRIQHQSPTALHIGYTAIRQDRNSRYRGHAIDLGGSLSRHHWQIQAIAAATTTSLKSLAIGMNDQIVDTHSVVLFQAPHSRSEQVHKCILGDRAHGIFNGKVIVPQQAQLTDASQLNRTLLLSDKARVDTKPQLEIVADNVKCSHGATVSQLAAEDIFYLRSRGLDERQARDLLVKAFALEQLADLHPEPLRQELEEALLAALR; encoded by the coding sequence ATGACGATTACCGTTGTGGCGAACTCAGATCAGGCGGATCTACCGTTGGTGCCTGCGCAAAATGAACTCGAGCATCTGCTGGCTTTAGCACCCGCTTTTCAGGAGCCGACCTTAAGTGCACTGCGGCAAGCGGCAATTGCCCGCCTACGGGAACAGCACCTGCCTACCCCACGAGAGGAGGACTGGCGGTTTACCGATCTATCACGGCTGCGATCGCGATCTTTTCAGGCACCGATTGCCCCCCTTGCCCCTGAGATTGTTGCTGAAGTGCGGCATTTACTGTGCGAACGCGCTTTTGCTACGGCGGCACAACTTGTTCTTATTGATGGCCACTATTGTGCCGAGCTATCCCGCTTCAGTAGCGATCGCCTACAAAAAATACCCCCTCCCCAAGCCGTAGGTAGCATTGTCACTCCAGAGGTCTTCAGCGACTTAAATGCTGCCCTATTGGCCGAGGCAATTGCCTTGCGGGTAGAGTACCCCATTGCTGACCCCATTGAAATTTTTTACGTCAGCAGCCGTCAGCAGCAGAGCGTGGTGGCACCCCGACTGTGGGTAGAGGTGGCCGCCAATGCTGAGGCCACCTTAATTGAGCGGTTTATGTCCCTGACCGGTGACCAGCAGTTTACCAATAGTGTCACCGAGCTTCAGATAGCGGCGAATGCTCGCCTTAATCACGTGCGGATTCAACACCAGTCCCCCACTGCCCTGCATATTGGCTACACCGCCATCCGCCAAGATCGCAACAGTCGCTATCGGGGGCACGCCATTGATCTCGGCGGCAGCCTCAGTCGTCATCACTGGCAGATTCAGGCAATCGCCGCGGCTACGACCACTAGCCTCAAAAGCTTAGCTATTGGCATGAACGACCAGATTGTTGATACCCACTCAGTGGTTCTGTTCCAAGCTCCCCATAGCCGCAGTGAACAGGTTCACAAGTGCATTTTGGGCGATCGCGCCCACGGTATTTTTAACGGCAAAGTGATCGTACCGCAGCAGGCGCAGCTCACCGATGCCAGCCAATTAAATCGGACGCTACTTCTTTCTGATAAGGCTCGGGTGGATACAAAACCCCAACTGGAAATTGTGGCCGATAATGTCAAGTGCTCCCACGGTGCCACCGTCAGCCAGTTGGCCGCTGAAGATATTTTCTATCTGCGGAGTCGGGGTCTGGATGAGCGACAGGCGCGAGATCTATTGGTCAAAGCCTTTGCTTTGGAACAGCTTGCTGACCTTCACCCCGAACCCCTGCGGCAAGAGCTAGAGGAAGCCTTGCTGGCGGCTCTGCGCTAG